In Chryseobacterium gleum, a single genomic region encodes these proteins:
- a CDS encoding iron-containing alcohol dehydrogenase, with amino-acid sequence MLNFEFKNPTKILFGKGEIAKISKEIPKDARILMIYGGGSIKNNGVYDQVKEALTDHEVYEFGGVPANPEYEVLMNALSFIKEKNITYLLAVGGGSVIDGTKFLSAAANYDGEPWDILRKSVRTFEGEGMPFGSILTLPATGSEMNSGYVISRRETNEKLSSGGPGLFPQFSVLDPEVIRSIPKNQIVNGITDAYTHVLEQYMTAPSSADLQERIAESILISLQETAPKVLADDFNYDAAGNFMWCCTMALNGLIQKGVITDWAVHAMGHELTAYFGIDHARTLAIIAPSHYRYNFEDKKGKLAQYAERVWGIKDGSVEEKAELGIKKLEKFFHSLHIKTRLSEYTDDFKGTAEKVEKAFTDRNWLGLGEYKKLTPQDAYKIVEMSY; translated from the coding sequence ATGCTTAATTTCGAGTTTAAAAACCCAACAAAAATACTTTTCGGAAAAGGCGAAATCGCGAAAATTTCCAAAGAAATTCCTAAAGACGCAAGAATCTTAATGATTTACGGTGGTGGAAGCATCAAAAACAATGGTGTATACGACCAGGTAAAAGAAGCTTTGACAGACCATGAAGTGTACGAATTCGGCGGAGTGCCGGCCAATCCGGAGTATGAAGTACTGATGAATGCGTTAAGCTTTATTAAAGAAAAAAACATCACTTACCTTCTTGCAGTAGGTGGAGGATCTGTGATTGACGGAACGAAATTCCTTTCTGCAGCTGCCAATTATGATGGCGAACCATGGGATATTCTGAGAAAATCTGTACGGACTTTTGAAGGTGAAGGAATGCCATTCGGAAGTATCTTAACTCTTCCGGCAACCGGTTCTGAGATGAATTCCGGATATGTGATCTCAAGAAGAGAAACCAATGAAAAACTGTCTTCAGGAGGACCGGGACTTTTCCCGCAGTTTTCTGTACTGGACCCGGAAGTGATCAGATCTATCCCAAAAAATCAGATTGTGAATGGAATTACAGATGCCTACACTCACGTTCTGGAACAATATATGACGGCTCCTTCTTCGGCTGACCTTCAGGAAAGAATTGCAGAAAGTATTCTGATCAGCCTTCAGGAAACGGCTCCTAAAGTATTGGCTGATGATTTCAACTACGATGCTGCCGGAAACTTTATGTGGTGCTGTACAATGGCCTTGAACGGACTGATCCAGAAAGGAGTGATTACCGACTGGGCGGTGCATGCAATGGGTCACGAACTGACAGCTTATTTTGGTATTGACCACGCCAGAACACTGGCTATTATTGCTCCGTCGCATTACCGTTATAACTTTGAAGATAAAAAAGGAAAACTGGCTCAGTATGCAGAAAGGGTTTGGGGAATCAAAGATGGAAGTGTAGAAGAAAAAGCAGAATTGGGTATCAAAAAACTGGAAAAATTCTTCCACAGCCTTCATATCAAAACCAGACTTTCTGAATACACGGATGACTTTAAAGGAACAGCCGAAAAGGTTGAAAAAGCTTTTACAGACAGAAACTGGCTGGGTCTTGGTGAGTATAAAAAACTGACTCCGCAAGACGCTTATAAGATTGTGGAGATGAGCTATTAA
- a CDS encoding winged helix-turn-helix transcriptional regulator, with amino-acid sequence MSKKRSDCPISCSLEMWGDKWSLLIIRDLMLKKECTYGDFLKADEKIATNILASKLQNLLDNGIIDKKDHPDSKLKILYFLTQKGIDLIPVIVEINLWGDQYLTIPDDRKKLIEDIKKDKEGFIKRAKAYLSSEV; translated from the coding sequence ATGAGTAAAAAAAGATCAGACTGCCCCATTAGCTGTTCACTGGAAATGTGGGGCGATAAGTGGTCACTGCTTATTATAAGAGATCTTATGCTGAAAAAGGAATGTACCTATGGTGACTTTCTGAAAGCAGACGAAAAAATAGCGACCAATATCCTGGCATCTAAGCTTCAGAATCTACTGGATAATGGCATTATTGATAAAAAAGATCATCCGGACAGTAAGTTGAAGATTCTGTATTTTCTGACTCAGAAAGGAATAGATCTTATTCCCGTAATTGTAGAAATTAATCTTTGGGGAGATCAGTATTTGACTATTCCTGATGACCGTAAAAAGCTTATTGAGGATATTAAAAAGGATAAGGAAGGTTTTATAAAGAGAGCAAAAGCTTATCTTTCATCAGAAGTTTAA
- the lpdA gene encoding dihydrolipoyl dehydrogenase — translation MDQYDIAVIGSGPGGYVAAIRSAQLGYKTVIVEKYDTLGGTCTNVGCIPTKALLDSTHHYAEAHHKFNEHGIRLDTIELDFSQMYRRKADVVSKNTGGLDFLMNKNKITRLKGTASFINNSTIKVANDSEIKEITAQYYIIATGSKPSSIPGVEIDKQRIITSTEALSLKEKPESMVIIGGGVIGVEMASIFNRIGTKVTILEYADHLIAAMDHELGKSLQKILKKDGVEIRLNQAVYKTENTGSAAKVFFKDQNGTEGALEADYVLVAVGRSPYVKGLGLENTDVQLNERGFIKVNENNQTSVSNIYAIGDVIGGAMLAHKAEEEGVLVAETINGQNRHIHYNRIPSVVYTWPEVASVGSTEEYLKKNNIAYNVGKFPFSASARARASMDMEGFAKVLVDPKYGEVLGVHIIGARAADLIAQGVIAQEYEVTAEDMFRISYAHPTYSETLKEAYLIASGQGAVNI, via the coding sequence ATGGATCAATATGACATTGCCGTAATTGGCTCAGGGCCCGGAGGATATGTAGCTGCTATAAGAAGTGCCCAGTTGGGGTATAAAACAGTAATTGTAGAAAAGTATGATACATTGGGAGGAACGTGTACCAATGTGGGATGTATTCCTACTAAAGCTTTACTGGACAGCACCCATCATTATGCAGAAGCACACCATAAATTCAATGAACATGGCATCAGGCTTGATACAATAGAGCTTGATTTCTCTCAGATGTACAGGAGGAAAGCAGATGTCGTTTCAAAAAATACCGGAGGTCTCGATTTTTTAATGAATAAAAATAAAATTACCCGGTTAAAAGGAACGGCAAGTTTTATTAATAATTCTACGATAAAAGTTGCAAACGATTCTGAAATTAAAGAAATTACGGCACAATATTATATCATTGCGACGGGTTCAAAACCATCAAGCATTCCCGGAGTTGAAATTGACAAACAAAGAATCATTACCTCTACGGAAGCTTTATCCCTGAAGGAAAAGCCGGAATCTATGGTGATTATCGGAGGAGGCGTAATAGGAGTGGAAATGGCTTCTATTTTTAACCGTATCGGAACAAAAGTTACCATTCTGGAATATGCAGACCACCTGATTGCTGCAATGGATCATGAGCTTGGAAAGAGCCTGCAGAAAATCCTGAAAAAAGATGGAGTTGAAATCCGTCTCAATCAGGCGGTTTATAAAACTGAAAATACAGGTTCTGCCGCTAAGGTGTTTTTTAAAGATCAAAACGGAACAGAAGGAGCGCTGGAAGCAGATTATGTATTGGTAGCTGTGGGAAGAAGTCCGTATGTAAAAGGTCTTGGTCTTGAAAATACAGATGTACAGCTTAATGAGAGAGGGTTCATTAAAGTGAATGAAAACAATCAGACTTCCGTCTCCAATATCTATGCAATAGGTGATGTTATCGGCGGTGCGATGCTGGCTCACAAAGCTGAGGAAGAAGGTGTTTTGGTGGCAGAAACGATCAACGGACAAAACCGTCACATTCATTACAACCGTATTCCTTCAGTGGTCTATACATGGCCGGAAGTGGCTTCAGTAGGATCTACGGAAGAATACCTGAAAAAAAACAATATAGCTTACAATGTCGGAAAATTCCCGTTTTCTGCCAGTGCAAGGGCCCGGGCGTCAATGGACATGGAAGGCTTTGCTAAAGTTTTGGTAGATCCGAAGTATGGAGAAGTTTTGGGTGTCCATATCATTGGTGCCAGAGCTGCCGATCTGATTGCACAAGGTGTTATTGCCCAGGAATATGAAGTGACCGCAGAAGACATGTTCCGCATTTCCTATGCCCATCCAACCTATTCTGAAACGTTGAAGGAAGCTTATCTGATAGCTTCCGGACAGGGAGCTGTCAATATATAA
- a CDS encoding phosphoenolpyruvate carboxylase produces MIHDQRAEKFRQIVENKFQIYNSLFMSLPYDKMTNIGMLLPFLYEESRTGYEAGKTPENIVEEFFKNHTDLQTEEQKLELLFKIIQYIERQVVLFDSIEDAAFPNLHSESDNGTVTNLFERSLQDHKIEKVREKLKDFSVKVVFTAHPTQFYPSSVQRIIQDLRGAITSDSVTQIDMLLQQLGKTPFVNKEKPTPIDEALSIISYLRYVYYDTIGELFTKIKKTFGNGHFHLHEDIIQLGFWPGGDRDGNPFVTADVTKRVAEELRSAILKSYYSHLKFIRRRLSFRGVSEVLTQLSEELYAAIFDGKDIKAEDILKRAAEAEKILINEHNSLFLDLLVNFRDRVMIFGTHFATLDIRQDSRIHQKVIDEVYAKVYGNEEADYEQKFNKLIQISEKINPEDFEDIVKDTLLTVSQVTDIQHLNGLRGMNRYIISNSDAVKDVMNVYAFFKVCGYKDEDINMDIVPLFETMEGLANAEHVMSELYQNPVYKKHLEKRGNQQTIMLGFSDGTKDGGYLKANWEIYKAKEVLTKLSEQNNIKVVFFDGRGGPPARGGGKTHDFYASQGKTIANNKIELTIQGQTITSIFGNKEQAKYNFEQLLTAGVENDVFKNAKKELTEKERALIIELADISYKKYSDLKAHPMFVPYLQEMSTLEYYGKTNIGSRPSKRGNGSELKFEDLRAIPFVGSWSQLKQNVPGFFGFGYAMQKMKEQGRFEEVIELYKGSDFFKTLVLNSMMSMNKSYFPLTYYIKNNPKFGAFWNVLFDEYELSRDIMLELTGFKMLQEEDPLSRKSVKIREKIVLPLLSIQQYALMKIQKGEGNKEAYEKLVTRSLFGNINASRNSA; encoded by the coding sequence ATGATACACGACCAACGCGCAGAAAAATTCAGGCAGATTGTGGAAAATAAGTTCCAGATCTATAATTCATTATTTATGAGCCTGCCTTATGATAAAATGACGAATATCGGAATGCTGCTTCCGTTTCTTTATGAGGAAAGCAGAACCGGTTATGAAGCAGGAAAAACACCTGAAAATATCGTCGAAGAATTTTTTAAGAATCATACCGATCTCCAGACGGAAGAGCAGAAACTTGAACTGCTTTTCAAGATCATACAATATATAGAAAGACAGGTAGTTTTGTTTGACAGTATTGAAGATGCAGCATTTCCAAATCTTCATTCTGAAAGCGACAATGGTACGGTCACCAATCTTTTTGAACGCTCTTTGCAGGACCATAAGATTGAAAAAGTAAGGGAGAAATTAAAAGATTTCAGTGTAAAGGTTGTATTTACGGCGCACCCCACCCAGTTTTATCCAAGCTCAGTACAAAGGATTATTCAGGATCTGAGAGGGGCCATCACCAGTGATTCCGTGACTCAGATTGATATGCTTTTGCAGCAGCTGGGAAAGACTCCTTTTGTCAACAAAGAAAAACCGACTCCGATAGATGAAGCGCTGAGTATTATTTCTTACCTGAGATATGTATATTATGATACCATTGGGGAACTGTTTACCAAAATCAAGAAGACTTTCGGAAACGGCCATTTCCACCTTCATGAAGATATTATCCAGCTTGGTTTCTGGCCTGGCGGAGACAGAGACGGAAATCCTTTTGTAACAGCGGATGTAACGAAAAGAGTAGCGGAAGAACTGCGTTCAGCCATTCTGAAATCTTATTACAGCCATCTGAAATTTATCCGAAGAAGATTAAGTTTCAGAGGAGTTTCTGAAGTTCTGACCCAATTAAGTGAAGAGCTTTATGCTGCTATTTTTGATGGAAAAGACATTAAGGCAGAAGATATCTTAAAAAGGGCCGCAGAAGCGGAAAAAATACTGATCAATGAGCATAATTCTTTGTTTTTAGATCTTTTGGTGAATTTCAGAGACCGTGTAATGATTTTCGGAACCCACTTTGCAACTTTGGATATCCGCCAGGACAGCAGGATTCATCAGAAAGTCATTGATGAAGTGTATGCAAAAGTATATGGGAATGAAGAAGCAGATTATGAACAGAAGTTCAATAAGCTTATTCAGATCTCTGAAAAGATAAATCCTGAAGATTTTGAAGATATTGTAAAAGATACTTTATTAACCGTCTCACAGGTTACAGATATTCAGCATCTGAACGGACTGAGAGGAATGAACCGTTATATTATTTCCAATTCTGATGCAGTAAAAGACGTAATGAATGTCTATGCATTCTTCAAAGTATGCGGGTATAAAGACGAAGATATCAATATGGATATCGTTCCGCTCTTCGAAACAATGGAAGGGCTTGCCAATGCTGAACATGTAATGAGTGAGCTGTACCAGAATCCTGTCTATAAAAAACATCTGGAAAAAAGAGGAAACCAGCAGACGATTATGCTGGGATTCTCGGATGGAACCAAAGATGGTGGTTATTTAAAAGCCAACTGGGAAATTTATAAAGCTAAAGAAGTGCTGACAAAACTTTCGGAACAGAATAATATCAAAGTTGTTTTCTTTGATGGCAGAGGCGGACCACCGGCAAGAGGAGGTGGGAAAACACACGACTTCTACGCTTCTCAGGGAAAAACGATTGCCAATAATAAGATTGAATTAACCATTCAGGGTCAAACCATAACGAGTATTTTCGGAAACAAAGAACAGGCAAAATACAATTTTGAACAGCTTCTCACTGCCGGAGTTGAAAATGATGTATTTAAAAATGCAAAAAAAGAACTCACAGAAAAGGAAAGGGCTTTAATCATCGAATTGGCGGATATCAGCTATAAAAAATATTCAGACCTGAAAGCTCATCCAATGTTTGTTCCTTACCTACAGGAAATGAGTACTCTTGAATATTATGGAAAAACGAATATCGGAAGCCGTCCTTCAAAAAGAGGAAATGGCAGCGAGCTGAAATTCGAGGATCTGAGAGCGATCCCGTTTGTAGGTTCATGGTCACAGCTGAAGCAGAATGTACCTGGTTTCTTTGGTTTTGGATATGCCATGCAAAAGATGAAAGAACAGGGAAGGTTTGAAGAAGTAATAGAACTCTACAAAGGTTCCGATTTCTTTAAAACTTTAGTCCTGAACTCGATGATGAGTATGAACAAGTCTTACTTTCCATTGACTTATTATATTAAAAACAATCCGAAATTCGGTGCATTCTGGAATGTTCTGTTCGATGAATATGAGCTTTCCAGAGATATTATGCTGGAACTGACCGGATTCAAAATGCTTCAGGAAGAAGATCCGCTCTCCAGAAAATCTGTGAAGATCCGTGAAAAGATTGTGCTTCCTTTGTTAAGCATTCAGCAGTATGCTTTAATGAAGATTCAGAAAGGAGAAGGCAACAAAGAAGCTTATGAAAAGCTGGTAACACGCTCGCTGTTCGGAAATATTAATGCCAGTAGAAACTCTGCATAA
- a CDS encoding S8/S53 family peptidase, translating into MKKLLLFCFLTSYLTVSAQTELVFVYFMDKPNKAAFYANPLSELSQKSLNRRTTLGIPLNDQDAPIEQSYIQNLQNLGFTVTDYSKWLNGAAVNATPAQKILLQSQSFVSSVESFARNNSGTLKTAPSKWKDDASINKTLTNFNYGSGAAQIDQVNIRPLHLAGFTGTGISIAVIDAGFPTVNTGAAFARLWTNNHIKASYDFVTKTADIYNTALSTHGSVVLGTIGGYLQNTFVGAAPDADFYLYRSENAVVEIPEEELYWIEAAEEADRKGVDIITSSLGYNIFDDSRYNYSYANMDGNTSFIARGAGIAAEKGIFVLAAAGNSGQQPWHYLLTPSDNAKVFSIGSVDSAGNASGFSSFGPNSLGVVKPDGSTQGTGTTTVYDNATMVVNGTSIATPIAAGGVACLIQAFPTMNREQMRTKLRQTASLYPAHSDQIGYGILNFGSLYNLVLNTSEIVKKEKFSLFPNPAKSILNIASEQEILSLEIYDNLGRLIRKSNNQKSIKVEDFAKGTYYLKIQMKDKVFYEKFLKE; encoded by the coding sequence ATGAAAAAACTTTTACTCTTTTGTTTCCTAACAAGTTACCTTACTGTTTCCGCACAAACCGAGCTCGTCTTCGTTTACTTTATGGATAAGCCGAATAAGGCTGCATTTTATGCAAATCCACTCTCAGAACTCAGTCAGAAATCCCTCAACAGACGTACCACGCTGGGAATACCTCTGAATGATCAGGACGCTCCTATTGAACAGTCTTACATTCAGAATCTTCAGAATTTAGGATTTACCGTTACTGATTATTCAAAATGGCTTAATGGTGCAGCCGTAAATGCCACTCCTGCCCAAAAAATCTTACTGCAGTCACAGTCTTTTGTTTCCTCTGTTGAAAGCTTTGCCAGAAATAATTCCGGTACATTGAAGACAGCACCTTCAAAATGGAAAGACGATGCAAGCATCAATAAAACACTGACCAACTTTAATTACGGTTCAGGCGCTGCACAAATTGACCAGGTTAATATACGCCCTCTTCATCTGGCCGGCTTTACCGGAACCGGAATTTCTATAGCAGTCATTGATGCCGGATTTCCCACTGTGAATACAGGTGCAGCATTCGCAAGGTTATGGACCAATAACCACATCAAAGCATCTTATGATTTTGTTACCAAAACTGCAGATATCTATAATACTGCTCTCAGCACTCATGGTTCTGTTGTTTTAGGAACTATCGGCGGATATCTGCAAAACACTTTTGTAGGGGCAGCCCCTGATGCGGATTTTTACCTTTATCGCAGTGAAAATGCTGTGGTAGAGATTCCTGAAGAAGAGCTATATTGGATTGAAGCGGCTGAGGAAGCAGACAGAAAAGGTGTAGACATTATTACTTCATCACTGGGGTATAATATTTTCGATGACAGCCGTTACAATTATTCTTATGCAAATATGGACGGAAACACCTCTTTCATTGCACGTGGGGCAGGTATTGCCGCAGAAAAAGGAATTTTTGTTCTTGCCGCTGCCGGTAATTCGGGACAGCAGCCGTGGCATTATCTTCTGACGCCATCTGATAATGCTAAAGTCTTCTCTATCGGTTCTGTGGATTCTGCCGGAAATGCGTCCGGATTTTCTTCTTTCGGGCCAAACTCTTTAGGCGTGGTAAAACCAGACGGAAGTACTCAGGGAACCGGTACAACAACGGTTTATGATAATGCTACAATGGTGGTGAACGGAACCTCCATTGCCACTCCTATTGCCGCAGGAGGGGTGGCGTGTCTTATCCAGGCATTTCCAACCATGAACAGGGAACAGATGAGAACAAAATTGAGACAAACCGCTTCCCTGTATCCCGCTCATTCGGATCAGATCGGATATGGGATCCTTAATTTCGGGAGCTTATACAATCTCGTTCTGAACACTTCTGAAATCGTAAAAAAGGAAAAGTTTTCCCTATTTCCGAATCCGGCGAAAAGTATCCTGAATATTGCGTCAGAACAGGAAATTCTTTCATTAGAAATTTATGATAACCTGGGAAGACTCATCAGGAAAAGCAACAACCAGAAATCTATAAAAGTAGAGGATTTTGCAAAAGGAACGTATTATCTGAAGATTCAGATGAAGGATAAGGTCTTCTATGAAAAATTCTTGAAGGAATAA